Proteins encoded in a region of the Gemmatimonadaceae bacterium genome:
- a CDS encoding methylated-DNA--[protein]-cysteine S-methyltransferase — translation MPRSAAEDIAFGQFDSPLGIVLLGVTARGIRYLALGDSAAALEREMRAALPWASFSRTLSVPDEWHEEITRRLAGAAAHTPLPLHTNGTPFEESVWAVLRRIPRGERRTYQQLAAEIGRPTAVRAVAQACAHNNVAVLIPCHRVVRADGTLGGYRWGVDRKQTLLDAERTPAETSASRDT, via the coding sequence GTGCCACGGTCAGCGGCCGAAGACATTGCGTTCGGCCAGTTCGACTCGCCACTCGGCATCGTGCTGCTCGGGGTCACGGCGCGCGGCATTCGCTATCTCGCGCTCGGCGATTCGGCCGCGGCGCTTGAGCGCGAGATGCGCGCCGCCCTGCCCTGGGCGTCGTTCAGCCGCACGCTGTCCGTGCCGGACGAATGGCACGAGGAGATCACGCGGCGGCTGGCCGGCGCGGCGGCGCACACCCCCCTGCCGCTGCACACGAACGGCACGCCGTTCGAAGAATCCGTCTGGGCGGTGCTGCGTCGCATCCCGCGCGGCGAGCGGCGCACCTATCAGCAGCTCGCCGCCGAGATTGGCCGTCCCACGGCCGTGCGAGCGGTCGCCCAGGCGTGCGCGCACAACAACGTCGCCGTGCTGATTCCGTGCCATCGCGTCGTGCGGGCGGATGGCACGCTCGGCGGCTACCGGTGGGGGGTTGATCGCAAGCAGACGCTGCTCGACGCGGAACGCACACCGGCTGAAACTTCCGCGTCCCGGGATACGTAG